A window from Solanum stenotomum isolate F172 chromosome 7, ASM1918654v1, whole genome shotgun sequence encodes these proteins:
- the LOC125871251 gene encoding uncharacterized protein LOC125871251 produces MGFDIECIIDIHTYPGEYFCPVCRTLVFPNEAVQSQCTHLYCKPCLAHVANGSRACPYDGYLVTEADSKALIESDKTLAESIGRVKVRCLYHRSGCTWEGSFSDCTSHCSGCSFGNSPVVCNRCGVQIVHRQVHEHALSCPGVYPAQQTTNGAQDNPSSGAATTAAGTDLNRTTAHSGTPASQTPNPQTTTASLLPGQDPNQQTNASSQALATASAGVPTSEQWYQQYYQQYAGYEPYQQQTYQQYYPYQQQPLQQFQQQPHIYMQPPAQPQTPVPAQPQPQPQPQPQPQPQPQPQPQPQPQPQPQPLNPQSQQQPHTQMQALPKGPTQPQVQPLAQQHQNQVNPVQQLPPTMQPHAQIPSQIYPASGAHPPYSQTYPMQPHSQQYVQVPQYQQPPAQVHPPPSSQAQPHPPVQPQPHSQLQPQINVQHHPQSHGQLRPPQVGQPTHALGQTLPSTANAVSGFHSYPQTQLTQQVAIGMKQQPPMYPHPTSGSMPLVQTHGQVPQPPLMRPPLGLIGNQQPGLVPTQGQVPAQSQLYATAQQAGHSIQQHPVRPNQQPMSQQYSQHHTFPGPFPSQSHQQGHFTHQQPLQSQFRPQGLPNVVPQSLHAYIQPQQNATLPPPPQPQQSQTYIGRPGMQNHVQSISQAHGGYNTTAQVRSVQPALSQPQINPSYGSYTSNEHESMDQKKRLALESKGDLLPDKTSGRPEVGVPSQDNAQKDLNSLPAKSIDDEYRQRASSDIDVHKGDSDELMDKRTVKEEENENFLKPKSAAKSADATVKPDKDACDDTPKELDQTLEKHESSDAADGSIKNLNSGRDSHDSTIDRGVFQQYGHGMPPPKYGPSAQQRPVGPMIISPGQPAGSASHAQLPGYPPTAMIPSGDVPQAGQPLNSLDHHPQFLKQPSSAPLGGIPGPGSITTFARGHGHFLPPGEFPEGITGVGRAPLSGAEIPSGTQHSVNPAEAEMFQNQRVNRFEGNQPNPFSSGSFEKVPFGQPRSMESARDKRLKAPMGEHLSPLPVPRDQGSWPHDKPPRGLGYDSGSKFEASTGVPPNRLLPPHHPPGSMHFKDSGEREAPLGPHDDDRKRGGSGFGVHHMDYLSARNPDGELFNIPPRGFVSHSGFDDIGGREPHQFIEGPGHFNLPSNLAGGLYSNGRFQALPGHPHGVETDGLGDLRGGEHTTFGRPYKHVQSGDLFGKDMPSHLHHDESLDPPKLPSHLRFDKPAGFGSFAGRAYMGELSGFGDIPGFGESIGRNKPGMPRFGEPGFRSRYPVPGYPNHGLYAGDVDSFDRPRKRKPTSMGWCRICKVDCETVEGLDMHSQTREHQDMAMDMVRSIKEQNRKKQKTFSDRASVEEKGRTRKAVFESRGRKT; encoded by the exons ATGGGTTTTGATATTGAATGCATAATCGACATCCATACCTATCCTGGAGAGTATTTCTGTCCTGTTTGTCGCACACTCGTATTTCCTAATGAAGCCGTCCAATCACAGTGCACTCATCTCTACTGCAAACCTTGTCTGGCACATGTTGCCAATGGGAGCCGAGCCTGTCCTTATGATGGATACTTGGTGACTGAAGCAGACTCTAAA GCCCTTATCGAGTCGGACAAGACACTTGCTGAAAGCATAGGCAGAGTTAAAGTGCGTTGTCTCTATCACAGAAGTGGATGCACATGGGAAGGTTCCTTCTCTGATTGCACTTCCCATTGTTCTGGCTGTTCCTTCGGCAATTCCCCAGTTGTATGCAATAGATGTGGAGTCCAGATTGTGCATCGACAAGTGCATGAGCATGCCCTGAGTTGTCCT GGTGTATATCCTGCACAGCAGACAACTAATGGTGCCCAAGATAATCCTAGCTCTGGTGCAGCCACCACTGCTGCTGGTACCGACTTGAATCGAACTACGGCTCATTCAGGAACTCCAGCATCACAGACACCAAACCCTCAAACCACAACTGCTTCTCTGCTTCCTGGACAAGATCCCAATCAGCAAACAAATGCCAGCTCTCAGGCTCTTGCTACTGCTTCAGCTGGTGTGCCTACTTCAGAGCAGTGGTATCAGCAATATTATCAGCAATATGCAGGATATGAGCCTTATCAACAGCAAACTTATCAACAATACTATCCTTATCAGCAACAACCCCTCCAACAATTTCAGCAACAACCTCACATTTACATGCAGCCACCAGCACAACCCCAGACCCCGGTCCCAGCCCAGCCCCAGCCCCAACCCCAGCCCCAACCCCAGCCCCAGCCCCAGCCCCAACCCCAGCCCCAGCCCCAGCCCCAGCCCCAGCCGCAACCACTTAATCCTCAATCTCAACAACAacctcatactcaaatgcaagCTCTACCTAAAGGGCCAACTCAACCACAGGTTCAACCTCTGGCACAACAGCATCAAAACCAAGTCAACCCAGTGCAGCAGCTCCCACCTACTATGCAACCTCATGCCCAAATTCCATCACAAATATATCCAGCTTCTGGTGCTCATCCACCATATTCACAGACCTATCCAATGCAGCCTCATTCACAACAATATGTGCAAGTGCCACAGTATCAGCAGCCTCCTGCCCAGGTTCATCCCCCTCCATCTTCTCAAGCCCAACCACATCCTCCTGTGCAACCACAACCTCATTCACAACTCCAGCCGCAAATAAATGTGCAACATCATCCACAATCTCATGGCCAATTGCGGCCTCCTCAGGTCGGCCAGCCTACTCATGCACTGGGTCAGACCCTCCCTTCAACAGCCAATGCAGTTTCAGGTTTCCATTCCTATCCACAAACCCAGCTCACGCAGCAAGTGGCTATAGGGATGAAACAGCAACCTCCAATGTATCCACATCCTACTAGTGGGTCTATGCCTCTGGTTCAAACTCATGGTCAGGTTCCTCAACCTCCCTTAATGCGCCCACCTCTGGGTCTAATCGGCAATCAGCAACCGGGGCTGGTACCTACTCAAGGTCAAGTTCCTGCGCAATCTCAACTTTATGCTACTGCTCAACAAGCAGGACACTCAATTCAGCAACATCCTGTTCGGCCTAATCAACAGCCAATGTCTCAACAGTACAGTCAACATCATACATTTCCTGGTCCATTTCCGAGCCAATCACACCAGCAAGGTCATTTTACTCACCAGCAGCCGTTGCAGTCTCAATTTCGCCCTCAAGGTCTTCCTAATGTGGTGCCTCAAAGTTTGCATGCATATATTCAGCCACAGCAAAATGCCACCTTACCACCTCCCCCACAACCTCAACAATCTCAAACATATATAGGAAGGCCTGGGATGCAAAATCATGTCCAGTCGATTTCACAGGCTCATGGTGGATATAATACTACAGCCCAGGTTAGATCTGTCCAGCCTGCTTTAAGCCAGCCGCAAATAAATCCAAGTTATGGGAGCTACACGAGCAATGAGCACGAGTCAATGGATCAGAAGAAACGGTTAGCCCTAGAGAGTAAAGGTGATCTGTTACCTGACAAAACTTCAGGAAGGCCAGAAGTGGGAGTTCCTTCCCAGGACAATGCTCAAAAGGATCTAAATTCTCTTCCAGCCAAATCAATTGATGACGAGTACAGACAGAGGGCCAGCAGTGATATAGATGTTCATAAGGGTGATTCAGATGAGCTTATGGACAAAAGAACTGTTAAGGAAGAGGAAAATGAGAATTTTTTGAAGCCTAAATCTGCTGCCAAATCAGCTGATGCAACAGTTAAGCCAGACAAAGATGCCTGTGATGATACTCCAAAAGAACTGGACCAGACTTTGGAAAAGCATGAATCTTCTGATGCTGCTGATGGTTCAATTAAGAATCTGAACTCTGGAAGAGATTCACATGACTCTACCATTGACAGAGGGGTTTTTCAGCAGTATGGGCATGGGATGCCACCTCCGAAATATGGACCGTCTGCGCAGCAAAGGCCCGTTGGTCCTATGATAATATCACCAGGGCAACCTGCAGGCAGTGCTTCTCATGCCCAACTCCCTGGATATCCCCCCACTGCAATGATACCTTCAGGGGATGTGCCTCAGGCTGGTCAGCCATTGAATTCTCTTGATCATCATCCACAATTCCTGAAGCAGCCTAGTAGTGCCCCCCTTGGTGGTATCCCTGGTCCAGGGTCTATAACAACCTTTGCTAGGGGGCATGGTCATTTTCTTCCACCAGGTGAATTCCCAGAGGGGATAACGGGAGTAGGAAGAGCACCATTAAGTGGTGCTGAAATTCCTAGTGGAACACAACACTCAGTTAATCCAGCAGAGGCTGAAATGTTTCAAAACCAAAGGGTGAATCGGTTTGAAGGAAATCAACCAAACCCATTTTCCTCTGGGTCTTTTGAGAAGGTTCCATTTGGCCAACCTAGAAGTATGGAATCAGCTAGGGATAAAAGGTTGAAGGCGCCTATGGGGGAGCATTTAAGTCCTTTGCCAGTGCCTCGCGATCAAG GATCATGGCCACATGACAAACCTCCTCGCGGATTAGGATATGATTCTGGATCAAAATTTGAGGCCAGTACCGGGGTTCCCCCTAACAGATTATTGCCTCCACATCATCCTCCTGGTTCGATGCATTTCAAGGATAGTGGAGAAAGAGAAGCACCACTTGGTCCTCATGACGATGATAGAAAAAGGGGAGGATCTGGATTTGGTGTGCATCATATGGATTATTTGTCTGCCAGAAACCCTGATGGGGAGTTATTTAACATTCCACCACGTGGATTTGTAAGTCACTCAGGTTTTGATGATATTGGTGGCAGAGAGCCCCATCAATTTATTGAAGGGCCTGGACATTTCAATTTACCTTCCAATCTAGCTGGCGGTTTATACTCTAATGGTAGGTTCCAAGCTTTGCCTGGCCATCCACATGGAGTAGAGACTGATGGTCTTGGGGATTTGAGAGGTGGTGAGCATACTACCTTTGGTCGTCCTTACAAACATGTCCAGAGTGGTGATCTGTTTGGAAAAGACATGCCGAGTCATTTGCATCATGATGAGTCTTTGGATCCTCCGAAATTACCAAGTCATTTACGTTTTGATAAACCTGCTGGCTTTGGTTCCTTCGCTGGCCGTGCTTATATGGGGGAGTTGTCTGGGTTTGGAGATATTCCTGGTTTTGGTGAATCAATTGGACGCAACAAACCTGGTATGCCACGGTTTGGGGAGCCTGGCTTCAGGAGCAGGTATCCTGTCCCGGGATATCCGAATCACGGACTTTATGCA GGTGATGTGGACTCCTTTGATAGACCAAGAAAGAGGAAGCCCACGAGCATGGGATGGTGCCGCATTTGCAAGGTTGATTGTGAAACCGTTGAGGGCCTAGATATGCATTCACAGACAAGAGAGCACCAGGATATGGCTATGGATATGGTCAGGTCTATCAAGGAGCAAAACCGAAAGAAACAGAA GACTTTTAGTGATCGTGCTTCAGTTGAAGAGAAAGGGAGGACTAGAAAGGCAGTGTTCGAGAGCCGTGGTAGAAAGACTTGA